The window AGCTTCAGCTCAAAAACCAATTGCGTTTAAAGGAAACGTGCTCATCAGCGAAGAAGCATTGCGAGATATCTTCGTCCCCCCTGTTGCACCTGCAAATCCCTGGGTCATGCAGTGTCTTGCAAAAAGACTGTACGCAGGTTATCTCAAACGTAAAAAAGGAGATGCTCTTTGTTCAAAAAACATCACTCTTTCTTCAGATCCTCATATTCCTTATGGTGTGTACTCTAGCGCATTTGATAGTGAAGGTGTTCCTTCAAACAAAGTACTACTCATTAAAGAAGGAAAGATCAATGGGTTTCTCGCATCAAATAAATACGCTCAATATCTCAACGTTCCTATCGCAACACCTCTTGCAAACATCGTGGTAAAAGCGGGGAAAAAAAGCATGGACGCACTCAGAAAACAAGATCGCATTGAGATAGTAAAATTCTCAAGTTTCATTCCTGATTCATTTACCGGAGCGTTTTCAGCAGAAGTACGTCTGGGGTATAGATATGAAGAGGGGAAGAAAATTCCCTTCAAAGGAGGTTTACTGGTAGGCAATCTCTTCACATCAAACATAGAATTTTCAAAAGAAAAGTACTCGCAAGGAGGGTATTACGGTCCTCAAGTGATGTGCATTGACGCGTCACTTGTTTCTTAAAGGATGGGTGTTGGGCCTTTTCTTTCTTTTAACGTGTTATCCGGGTAGATTTATTAAAAAACTGGTGAATGAATTTTCGTCAAAGTACCAATTTTCACACAGAATACTTGCAAAGCCTTGCGATACTGTTTTGCATTTTCAACTACGCAAACATTTTCGCTAAGAGTTTTTGTTATCTTATGAATTCTCAAGGTGTTGGTCCCAAAGTGTTTTGAGATTTTTTCCTGGTATGTGCAAAATAGTCTCGCAATGAGAAAAGGGCGTATCAAAAGAAACAAAGTGTAGTTGTGAGCGTACAGCGTGGAGTCTTGCAATACCCATGAACGCATTTTTTGGGGTGTCAAAAATTTCAACGGTATGTTTTGGTATGCGGATTTCTTCAATGGTGTTTTGTACCTGCTCTCCAAGTAATTCAAAAACGGTGTGATATGCTTGATTCGCACAAAGTGTAACCCAAGCAGAGGAATAAGAAAGAGGAAGGTTGTCAAGGTAGCATTGGGCAACAAGAATGTTTTGCGTATCACTTTCCCATGCGTTTTTCACAACTGTCAGATTTTTTTTGTAGATAGAGTGAACTCTTTTAACAAGATCCTCTTTAAGATGTCTTTGTTGGTATTCGCGTGGTTTGTAGTCGTAAGGAAAACTAGAAGTCCTCTTGCATGTTGTGATCTCAACACAGTTTGAAATGTTGAGTTTAGGTGTTGATGAGCAGTCCAACTGTGCGATGAATTGTTGTGCTGTATCAATGCCACCATTGCGAAAACGAATATCTCTGTATTGTGTTTCTTCAAGTGGTATGCCTAGTCCTTGAATGAGTTGTTCATAAAGAAGAAGTGTTGAGACTGTTGTGAGGTGATGTGCGTTACCTTCAAATTCATCCTTTCTTGCATTCGCTTTTACAGTATAGTGAGGGGGTTCTGCGATAACTTCATCAATGTACTGCCATTGTTGAGGAAGGTTAATACGAGAAGCAAGTTCGCTGCGAGTAAGTCTCATATTGGGGGTAGAGGAATACTGGTATAAAAAACACGTACTTATTTTTTAAGAAAAAAGAGGAAAGGTTTACACGTCTAGATTTTCAACCTTGTACGCGTTTTCAAAGATGAATTCTTTACGTGGCTCAACATCGTCACCCATAAGAATGGTGAATGTTTTGTCAGCTTCAACAGCGTCCTCAATTTTTATTTGTTTGAGTGTTCTTGTTTGCGGGTTCATGGTTGTCTCCCAGAGTTGTTCAGGGTTCATCTCACCAAGACCTTTGTATCGTTGAACATTTGCACCTTCTCCAAACCGTTCAAGAAGTTTTTCCTTTTCTTCTTCGGTGTAGCAGTATTCAAACTGTTTTCCTTTTGAAACCTTGTAGAGCGGAGGCATGGCGATGTAGACGTATCCTTTCTCAATGAGTTCTTTTGCGTAGCGAAAGAAAAAGGTGAGGAGTAGTGTTGAGATGTGCGCGCCATCAACATCAGCGTCGGTCATAATAATGATTCGGTGGTAGCGTACTTTTGATGCGTCAAATTCATCTCCAATACCGCAACCAAGAGCAGTTACCAAGGTTGAAATCTCATTGTTTGAGAGAATCTTGTTCAGACGTGCTTTTTCAACGTTAAGTACTTTTCCTCGCAGAGGAAGGATTGCTTGAAATGCTCTGTCTCTTCCTTGTTTTGCAGAGCCTCCTGCTGAGTCTCCTTCAACAATGTAGAGTTCTGATTGAGCAGGATCTCTGCTTTGACAATCTGCGAGTTTTCCTGGAAGAGAGCCTGAATGAAGCGCTGATTTGCGACGAGTAAGTTCGCGTGCTTTTCTTGCAGCTTCTCGTGCTTTTGCTGCTTGTATTGCTTTGTTGATAATGCTCTTTGCAATGGGGGGGTTTTCTTCAAGAAACGTTGCAAGACCTTGACCTACAAGAGATTCAACAATTCCTTTTACTTCTGAGTTGCCTAGTTTTGCTTTGGTTTGACCTTCAAACTGAGGCTCTGGAATTTTAATGGAGATAACTGCGCTTAGGCCTTCACGAACATCATCTGCGGTGAGTTTTGCATTTTTGTCAAGTTTACTTGCGTATTTGTTAAATTCTCTTGTAAGTGCTGTTTTGAATCCTGAAAGGTGGGTTCCACCTTCAACAGTATTTATGTTATTAACAAAAGAGTATACGTTTTCTTGATACCCGTCATTGTATTGAAGAGCGATCTCCACTTGTGTTGCATCTTTTTCTTTTTCAAAGTAGATGACTTCGTGAATAGGATTTTTGTTCTT is drawn from Candidatus Woesearchaeota archaeon and contains these coding sequences:
- the gyrB gene encoding DNA topoisomerase (ATP-hydrolyzing) subunit B; protein product: MTEYNAANITALEGLEAVRKRPGMYIGSTGSRGLHHLVWEVVDNSIDEALAGYCDTITVTLFKDGSVGVEDNGRGIPVDIHPKFNMPALTVVLTKLHAGGKFDKGSYQVSGGLHGVGISVVNALSTKVFVRVCKNGEQYEQEFINQQPQEFKKIGPCGDKRGTFVRFWPDPEVFETTQFHHDILAARLRELAFLNKGLRIIFVDEHQDKTVEFHYEGGIKSFVEYINKNKNPIHEVIYFEKEKDATQVEIALQYNDGYQENVYSFVNNINTVEGGTHLSGFKTALTREFNKYASKLDKNAKLTADDVREGLSAVISIKIPEPQFEGQTKAKLGNSEVKGIVESLVGQGLATFLEENPPIAKSIINKAIQAAKAREAARKARELTRRKSALHSGSLPGKLADCQSRDPAQSELYIVEGDSAGGSAKQGRDRAFQAILPLRGKVLNVEKARLNKILSNNEISTLVTALGCGIGDEFDASKVRYHRIIIMTDADVDGAHISTLLLTFFFRYAKELIEKGYVYIAMPPLYKVSKGKQFEYCYTEEEKEKLLERFGEGANVQRYKGLGEMNPEQLWETTMNPQTRTLKQIKIEDAVEADKTFTILMGDDVEPRKEFIFENAYKVENLDV